A region of Streptomyces cinnamoneus DNA encodes the following proteins:
- a CDS encoding SigE family RNA polymerase sigma factor, translating to MNTLHSTTTSAVRTRLHDAGRSPEKSGAVGGRGCARGTGRGRPQYVYLTAAIDAIAYGEPKGGAPGGTGERGAQVPRTKASDAEEAFTAYVQERRASLYATAYHLTGDRHEAEDLLQSALFSTYRAWDRIADKAAIGGYLRRTMTNLHISAWRRRKLNEYPTEELPETVGEQDAMRGTELRAVLWQALARLPELQRTMLVLRYYEGRTDPEIAEILDISVGTVKSSIWRSLRRLRDDEVICSGRVAEESFGELVA from the coding sequence ATGAACACACTGCACAGCACCACGACCAGCGCAGTTCGCACGCGCCTTCACGACGCCGGACGGAGCCCGGAGAAGTCCGGTGCCGTGGGCGGGCGGGGGTGCGCTCGCGGTACCGGACGTGGACGGCCGCAATACGTCTACTTGACGGCGGCGATCGACGCGATCGCGTACGGGGAGCCCAAGGGGGGCGCTCCGGGGGGCACGGGGGAGCGCGGCGCGCAGGTGCCGCGGACGAAGGCGTCGGACGCCGAAGAGGCGTTCACCGCATACGTCCAGGAGCGCAGGGCCTCCCTGTACGCGACCGCGTACCACCTGACCGGTGACCGGCACGAGGCGGAGGACCTGCTGCAGAGCGCGCTGTTCTCCACCTACCGCGCCTGGGACCGCATCGCCGACAAGGCGGCCATCGGCGGCTACCTGCGCCGCACCATGACCAACCTGCACATCAGCGCCTGGCGCCGGCGCAAGCTCAACGAGTACCCGACCGAGGAACTGCCGGAGACGGTGGGCGAGCAGGACGCGATGCGCGGCACCGAGCTGCGCGCGGTCCTGTGGCAGGCGCTCGCCCGGCTGCCCGAGCTCCAGCGCACGATGCTGGTCCTGCGCTACTACGAGGGCCGCACCGACCCGGAGATCGCGGAGATCCTGGACATCAGCGTCGGCACGGTCAAGAGCAGCATCTGGCGCTCGCTGCGCCGGCTCCGCGACGACGAGGTCATCTGCTCGGGGCGGGTCGCCGAGGAGTCCTTCGGCGAGCTGGTGGCCTAG
- a CDS encoding PspC domain-containing protein: MPAPLVRPRNHRMIAGVCAGLAERFGISRTTMRVIFLLSCLLPGPQFVLYLALWILLPSDKNHTATAW; this comes from the coding sequence ATGCCCGCTCCGCTGGTCCGCCCCCGTAACCACAGGATGATCGCCGGCGTCTGCGCGGGGCTCGCCGAGCGGTTCGGGATCTCCCGCACGACGATGCGGGTGATCTTCCTGCTCTCGTGCCTGCTGCCCGGTCCGCAGTTCGTGCTCTACCTCGCGCTGTGGATCCTGCTCCCCTCCGACAAGAACCACACGGCCACGGCCTGGTGA
- a CDS encoding VanZ family protein: protein MQRHGYGGTPALRYRYRVAGCVLLTVQLLVVGWLALRPLTAPWVSAARLEPLATIRADLALSPWDAARSIGAGVLPFAPLGVLLPWAGGRIAVSALGSLARTLFTAVMLSLALQVVQSGVVGQVLDVDKLLMNVTGVALAHVAVVPAVRARLRRRAEGRPTPPLRRKEPDRGLTPTIPRVGIAP from the coding sequence GTGCAGCGTCATGGCTACGGCGGTACGCCCGCCCTCCGATACCGCTACCGCGTGGCGGGCTGTGTCCTCCTGACCGTCCAGCTCCTGGTGGTCGGCTGGCTCGCTCTGCGGCCGCTGACCGCACCGTGGGTGTCCGCCGCGCGTCTGGAGCCGCTGGCCACGATCCGTGCGGACCTGGCGCTGTCGCCCTGGGACGCGGCGCGGTCGATAGGAGCGGGGGTGCTGCCGTTCGCCCCGCTGGGGGTGCTGCTGCCGTGGGCGGGGGGCCGGATCGCGGTGTCGGCGCTGGGCTCGCTGGCGCGGACGCTCTTCACGGCGGTGATGCTCTCGCTGGCCCTCCAGGTGGTGCAGAGCGGTGTGGTGGGCCAGGTCCTGGACGTGGACAAGCTGCTGATGAACGTCACGGGAGTGGCCCTCGCCCACGTGGCGGTGGTGCCCGCCGTACGGGCCCGGCTCCGCCGCAGGGCGGAGGGGCGCCCCACTCCTCCCCTCCGGCGGAAGGAGCCGGACCGGGGTCTGACCCCGACGATCCCCAGGGTCGGGATCGCCCCGTAG
- a CDS encoding MFS transporter, translating to MPPADTGASTVVMRSDASALSSLPTASAPDDTRLVPGGLGYRRMSFALFAAGVATFALLYSTQALLPAISADLGVTPDQASWTVSAATGGLALAVIPLSALSERYGRRATMTAALCVAAFVALLVPMAPDLGWLVALRAVQGAALAGVPASAMAYLSEEVRPKALIGAIGLFVAGNSIGGMVGRILAGWVAQAGGWRAGLAAVGALAVVCALVFRLMVPKARHFTASAVSARSLARTVGAHLSDPLLRRLYAIGALFMTVFGAVYTVIGYRLAEAPFSLPQGVVGSIFLIYLVGTASSAAAGRLVGRMGRRGALYLAVGTTTSGLLLSVSSSLVAVLAGLVLITAGFFAGHAVASSAVSRAVTHGRAQASALYQTAYYVGSSVGGTLGALAFRAAGWDGTVVLGLVAMVAAASITLYATRRALVERRVAVARRA from the coding sequence ATGCCTCCTGCCGATACCGGGGCATCCACCGTGGTCATGCGGTCGGATGCCTCTGCCTTGTCGTCTCTTCCCACCGCTTCCGCACCCGATGACACTCGGCTGGTCCCCGGCGGGCTCGGTTACCGCCGGATGAGCTTCGCGCTCTTCGCGGCCGGTGTCGCCACCTTCGCCCTCCTCTACTCCACCCAGGCGCTGCTTCCCGCGATCTCCGCCGACCTCGGTGTGACACCGGATCAGGCGAGCTGGACCGTCTCGGCGGCGACCGGCGGCCTGGCCCTCGCGGTCATCCCGCTCAGCGCCCTGTCGGAGCGCTACGGCCGGCGCGCGACGATGACCGCCGCGCTGTGCGTCGCGGCGTTCGTGGCCCTGCTCGTGCCGATGGCTCCGGACCTGGGCTGGCTGGTCGCGCTGCGCGCGGTGCAGGGCGCGGCGCTGGCGGGTGTGCCGGCGTCGGCGATGGCCTACCTCTCGGAGGAGGTGCGGCCGAAGGCGCTGATCGGCGCGATCGGCCTGTTCGTGGCCGGCAACTCCATCGGCGGCATGGTCGGCCGCATCCTCGCCGGCTGGGTCGCGCAGGCCGGGGGCTGGCGGGCCGGCCTCGCGGCGGTGGGCGCGCTGGCGGTGGTGTGCGCCCTGGTCTTCCGCCTGATGGTGCCGAAGGCACGTCACTTCACGGCTTCGGCGGTCTCGGCGCGGTCGCTGGCCCGCACGGTCGGGGCGCACCTGTCCGACCCGCTGCTGCGGCGCCTGTACGCGATCGGCGCGCTGTTCATGACCGTCTTCGGCGCGGTCTACACGGTGATCGGCTACCGCCTGGCGGAGGCGCCGTTCTCCCTCCCGCAGGGTGTGGTCGGCTCGATCTTCCTGATCTACCTGGTCGGTACGGCCTCGTCGGCGGCGGCCGGCAGGCTGGTGGGCCGCATGGGCCGCCGCGGGGCGCTGTACCTGGCGGTCGGCACGACGACGTCGGGTCTGCTGCTGTCCGTGTCGTCGTCGCTGGTGGCGGTGCTGGCGGGGCTGGTCCTGATCACGGCGGGCTTCTTCGCCGGCCACGCGGTCGCCTCGTCGGCGGTGAGCCGGGCCGTCACCCACGGCCGCGCCCAGGCGTCGGCCCTGTACCAGACCGCGTACTACGTGGGCAGTTCCGTCGGCGGCACGCTGGGCGCCCTGGCCTTCCGCGCGGCGGGCTGGGACGGCACGGTCGTGCTGGGCCTGGTGGCGATGGTGGCGGCGGCGTCGATCACGCTGTACGCGACGCGGCGGGCGCTCGTGGAGCGCCGGGTCGCCGTGGCGCGCCGCGCCTGA
- a CDS encoding adenosine deaminase — MTSETTSPSTSRPSPEQIRRAPKVLLHDHLDGGLRPGTVVELAAAIGYDKLPETDPDKLGVWFREAADSGSLERYLETFAHTCAVMQSREALVRVAAECAEDLAEDGVVYAEVRYAPEQHLEAGLTLEQVVEAVNEGFREGERRARANGHRIRVGALLTAMRHAARALEIAELANRYRDSGVVGFDIAGAEAGFPPTRHLDAFEYLKRENNHFTIHAGEAFGLPSIWQALQWCGADRLGHGVRIIDDIEIAEDGSVKLGRLASYVRDKRIPLEMCPTSNLQTAAANSYEDHPIGLLRKLHFRATVNTDNRLMSGTSMSREFEHLVKAFGYTLDDMQWFTVNAMKSAFIPFDERLAMINDVIKPGYAELKSEWLFRQTSTGTV; from the coding sequence ATGACGAGCGAGACCACCTCCCCATCGACCTCCCGCCCCTCCCCGGAGCAGATCCGCCGCGCGCCCAAGGTGCTGCTGCACGATCACCTGGACGGCGGCCTGCGCCCGGGCACCGTCGTCGAGCTGGCCGCCGCGATCGGCTACGACAAGCTCCCCGAGACCGACCCGGACAAGCTGGGCGTCTGGTTCCGCGAGGCCGCCGACTCCGGCTCGCTGGAGCGCTACCTGGAGACGTTCGCGCACACCTGTGCCGTCATGCAGTCCCGTGAGGCGCTGGTCCGCGTGGCCGCCGAGTGCGCCGAGGACCTGGCCGAGGACGGCGTCGTCTACGCCGAGGTGCGCTACGCCCCCGAGCAGCACCTGGAGGCGGGGCTCACCCTCGAGCAGGTCGTCGAGGCCGTGAACGAGGGCTTCCGCGAGGGTGAGCGCCGGGCCCGCGCGAACGGCCACCGCATCCGCGTCGGCGCGCTGCTGACCGCCATGCGCCACGCGGCCCGCGCCCTGGAGATCGCCGAGCTGGCCAACCGCTACCGCGACTCCGGCGTGGTCGGCTTCGACATCGCGGGCGCCGAGGCGGGCTTCCCCCCCACCCGCCACCTGGACGCGTTCGAGTACCTCAAGCGCGAGAACAACCACTTCACCATCCACGCCGGCGAGGCCTTCGGCCTGCCGTCCATCTGGCAGGCCCTCCAGTGGTGCGGCGCCGACCGGCTGGGCCACGGCGTGCGCATCATCGACGATATCGAGATCGCGGAGGACGGCTCGGTCAAGCTCGGCCGGCTCGCCTCGTACGTGCGGGACAAGCGCATTCCGCTGGAAATGTGCCCCACCTCCAACCTCCAGACGGCCGCCGCTAATTCATATGAAGACCACCCCATCGGTCTTCTGCGTAAGCTGCACTTCCGGGCGACGGTGAACACCGATAATCGTCTGATGAGCGGCACCAGCATGAGCCGTGAATTCGAGCACCTGGTGAAGGCGTTCGGCTACACGCTGGACGACATGCAGTGGTTCACCGTCAATGCCATGAAGTCGGCCTTCATCCCATTCGATGAACGTCTGGCCATGATCAATGACGTGATCAAGCCGGGTTACGCGGAGCTGAAGTCCGAGTGGCTTTTCCGCCAGACCAGCACCGGGACGGTCTGA
- the afsQ1 gene encoding two-component system response regulator AfsQ1: MPFLLLIEDDDAIRTALEFSLSRQGHRVVTAATGEDGLKMLREQRPDLIVLDVMLPGIDGFEVCRRIRRTDQLPIILLTARNDDIDVVVGLESGADDYVVKPVQGRVLDARIRAVLRRGERESNDSAVFGSLVIDRSAMTVTKNGQDLQLTPTELRLLLELSRRPGQALSRQQLLRLVWEHDYLGDSRLVDACVQRLRAKVEDVPSSPTLIRTVRGVGYRLDAPQ; this comes from the coding sequence GTGCCTTTCCTGTTGCTGATCGAGGACGACGACGCCATCCGCACGGCCCTCGAGTTCTCCCTGTCCCGCCAGGGCCACCGTGTGGTGACCGCGGCGACGGGCGAGGACGGCCTGAAGATGCTGCGAGAGCAGCGGCCGGACCTGATCGTGCTGGACGTGATGCTGCCGGGCATCGACGGGTTCGAGGTGTGCCGGCGCATCCGGCGGACGGACCAGCTGCCGATCATCCTGCTGACCGCCCGCAACGACGACATCGACGTGGTGGTCGGGCTCGAGTCCGGCGCCGACGACTATGTGGTCAAGCCCGTGCAGGGCCGGGTCCTGGACGCCCGGATCCGGGCCGTGCTGCGCCGCGGCGAGCGCGAGTCGAACGACTCGGCGGTCTTCGGTTCGCTGGTCATCGACCGGTCCGCGATGACCGTCACCAAGAACGGCCAGGACCTCCAGCTGACCCCGACCGAGCTGCGGCTGCTGCTGGAGCTGAGCCGCCGGCCGGGGCAGGCCCTGTCCCGGCAGCAGTTGTTGCGGCTGGTGTGGGAGCACGACTACCTCGGCGACTCCCGGCTGGTGGACGCCTGCGTCCAGCGGCTGCGGGCCAAGGTCGAGGACGTTCCGTCGTCGCCGACCCTGATCCGCACCGTGCGCGGTGTCGGCTACCGGCTCGACGCGCCGCAGTGA
- a CDS encoding ATP-binding protein, with amino-acid sequence MTEEPGRVRGWAAAKNIMKLSMRWISLRLRLMLVFALVALAAAVSASAIAYWLNRDAVLTRTQNAALDDFRKSLQDNTGSLPLTPTCPELQEAADRMAATSQKYEVLLIGKVKGGGDCAAPSDRDLFTLGVVPRTLVTAVNRERKVDESNPYPYHLYWQRITLGGKPYLVGGAKVIGGGPTGYLLKSLDNERADLNSLAWSLGIATGLALIGSALLAQAAASTVLRPVQRLGDAARRLGEGKLDTRLQVSGTDELADLSRTFNKTAESLQKRVEELSAREAASRRFVADMSHELRTPLTAITAVTEVLEDEADNLDPMIAPAVQLVVSETRRLNDLVENLMEVTRFDAGTARLVLDDVDIADQITACIDARAWLDAVELDAERGTMARLDPRRLDVILANLIGNALKHGGSPVRVSVRQTDDELVIAVRDHGPGIPEDVLPHVFDRFYKASASRPRSEGSGLGLSIALENAHIHGGEITAANSSDGGAVFTLTLPRDDSATVDDGEGPPSGDRAPEGGAS; translated from the coding sequence GTGACAGAAGAGCCCGGTCGGGTGCGGGGCTGGGCGGCGGCGAAGAACATCATGAAGCTGAGCATGCGGTGGATCAGCCTGCGACTGCGGCTGATGCTCGTCTTCGCCCTGGTCGCCCTCGCCGCCGCCGTGTCGGCGTCCGCCATCGCCTACTGGCTCAACCGCGACGCCGTCCTCACGAGGACGCAGAACGCCGCCCTCGACGACTTCCGCAAGTCCCTCCAGGACAACACCGGGTCGCTGCCGCTGACCCCGACCTGTCCCGAGCTGCAGGAGGCCGCGGACCGGATGGCGGCCACCTCGCAGAAGTACGAGGTGCTGCTGATCGGCAAGGTCAAGGGCGGCGGCGACTGCGCCGCGCCCTCGGACCGCGACCTGTTCACGCTCGGGGTGGTGCCCAGGACGCTGGTCACCGCCGTCAACCGGGAACGCAAGGTCGACGAGTCCAATCCGTACCCGTACCACCTGTACTGGCAGCGGATCACGCTCGGCGGCAAGCCGTACCTGGTCGGCGGCGCCAAGGTGATCGGCGGCGGCCCCACCGGGTACCTGCTGAAGTCGCTGGACAACGAGCGGGCCGACCTGAACTCCCTGGCCTGGTCGCTGGGCATCGCCACGGGCCTCGCCCTCATCGGCTCGGCCCTGCTCGCCCAGGCCGCCGCCTCGACCGTGCTGCGGCCCGTCCAGCGCCTCGGCGACGCGGCCCGCAGGCTCGGCGAGGGCAAGCTGGACACCCGGCTCCAGGTGTCGGGCACCGACGAACTGGCCGACCTGTCGCGCACCTTCAACAAGACCGCGGAATCGCTGCAGAAGCGGGTGGAGGAGCTGAGCGCCCGGGAGGCGGCCAGCCGTCGCTTCGTCGCCGACATGTCACACGAGCTGCGCACCCCGCTCACGGCGATCACCGCGGTGACCGAGGTGCTGGAGGACGAGGCCGACAACCTCGACCCCATGATCGCGCCCGCGGTGCAGCTCGTGGTGAGCGAGACCCGCCGCCTGAACGACCTGGTGGAGAACCTGATGGAGGTCACCCGCTTCGACGCGGGCACGGCCCGGCTGGTCCTGGACGACGTGGACATCGCCGACCAGATCACGGCGTGCATCGACGCGCGCGCCTGGCTCGACGCCGTCGAGCTGGACGCGGAGCGCGGCACCATGGCCCGCCTCGACCCCCGCCGCCTGGACGTGATCCTGGCCAACCTCATCGGCAACGCCCTCAAGCACGGCGGCTCGCCCGTCCGCGTCTCCGTGCGGCAGACGGACGACGAGCTGGTGATCGCGGTGCGCGACCACGGCCCCGGCATCCCCGAGGACGTCCTGCCGCACGTCTTCGACCGCTTCTACAAGGCCAGCGCCTCGCGGCCGCGCTCCGAGGGGAGTGGCCTCGGGCTGTCCATCGCCCTGGAGAACGCCCACATCCACGGGGGCGAGATCACCGCCGCCAACTCCTCCGACGGCGGCGCCGTCTTCACGCTGACGCTGCCGCGCGACGACTCCGCGACCGTGGACGACGGCGAGGGCCCCCCGTCGGGCGACCGCGCCCCGGAAGGCGGTGCGTCATGA
- a CDS encoding ABC transporter permease: MSSLSLAVRDSSTMLRRNLLHARRYPSLTLNLLLTPVMLLLLFVYIFGDTMSAGIGGGGADRSDYIAYLVPGLLLMTIGSTTIGTAVSVSNDMTEGIIARFRTMAIHRPSVLVGHVVGSVLQSIMSVVVVGAVAVAIGFRSTDATVLEWIAAFGLLTMFALALTWIAVGMGMVSPNAEAASNNAMPLIFLPLISSAFVPVDAMPGWFQPVAEYQPFTPAIETLRGLLLGTEIGDNGWLAIAWCLALTVLGYLWSKSVFNRDPK; encoded by the coding sequence ATGAGCTCCCTGTCCCTTGCCGTGCGCGACTCGTCCACGATGCTGCGCCGCAACCTGCTGCACGCCCGGCGCTACCCGTCCCTCACCCTGAACCTGCTGCTCACACCGGTCATGCTGCTGTTGCTGTTCGTCTACATCTTCGGCGACACCATGAGCGCGGGCATCGGCGGCGGCGGAGCCGACCGCTCCGACTACATCGCCTACCTCGTGCCGGGCCTGTTGCTGATGACCATCGGCAGCACCACGATCGGTACCGCGGTGTCCGTCTCCAACGACATGACCGAGGGCATCATCGCCCGCTTCCGCACGATGGCGATCCACCGCCCTTCGGTGCTCGTCGGGCACGTCGTCGGCAGCGTGCTCCAGTCGATCATGAGCGTGGTCGTCGTCGGCGCCGTCGCCGTGGCCATCGGCTTCCGGTCCACCGACGCCACCGTCCTGGAGTGGATCGCGGCGTTCGGGCTGCTCACGATGTTCGCCCTGGCGCTCACCTGGATCGCGGTCGGGATGGGCATGGTCAGCCCGAACGCCGAGGCCGCCAGCAACAACGCGATGCCGCTGATCTTCCTCCCGCTCATCTCCAGCGCCTTCGTCCCGGTCGACGCGATGCCGGGCTGGTTCCAGCCCGTCGCCGAGTACCAGCCGTTCACCCCCGCCATCGAAACCCTGCGCGGCCTGCTGCTCGGCACCGAGATCGGTGACAACGGGTGGCTCGCGATCGCCTGGTGCCTGGCGCTGACCGTCCTCGGCTACCTGTGGTCGAAGTCGGTGTTCAACCGCGACCCGAAGTGA
- a CDS encoding ATP-binding cassette domain-containing protein — translation MTNLAIAANGLRKSYGDKVVLDGVDLAVPEGTVFSLLGPNGAGKTTAVKILSTLIRADAGAIRVGGHDLAADPQAVRAAIGVTGQFSAVDGLITGEENMLLMADLHHLPRREGRRTAAELLERFGLTEAAKKPASTYSGGMKRRLDIAMTLVGGPRIIFLDEPTTGLDPRSRHHMWQIVRQLVADGVTVFLTTQYLDEADELADRIAVLDDGKIAAEGTAEELKRLVPGGHVRLRFTDPAAYQGAASALREATLLQGPGSARAGDTPLDESLMLQIPSGGSPRELRSLLDWLDAAGIEAEELTVHTPDLDDVFFALTAGGDVPHQPEEAVR, via the coding sequence ATGACCAACCTGGCCATCGCGGCGAACGGGCTGCGCAAGTCCTACGGCGACAAGGTCGTGCTCGACGGCGTCGACCTGGCCGTCCCGGAGGGCACGGTCTTCTCCCTGCTCGGCCCGAACGGCGCCGGCAAGACCACCGCCGTCAAGATCCTCTCCACGCTGATCAGGGCCGACGCCGGCGCGATCCGCGTCGGTGGCCACGACCTGGCCGCCGACCCGCAGGCGGTCCGCGCCGCCATCGGTGTCACCGGGCAGTTCTCCGCCGTCGACGGGCTGATCACCGGCGAGGAGAACATGCTCCTCATGGCGGACCTGCACCACCTCCCGCGCCGCGAGGGCCGGCGCACCGCCGCCGAGCTGCTGGAGCGCTTCGGCCTCACCGAGGCCGCGAAGAAGCCCGCGTCCACCTACTCCGGCGGCATGAAGCGCCGCCTGGACATCGCCATGACCCTGGTCGGAGGCCCGCGGATCATCTTCCTCGACGAGCCGACGACGGGCCTCGACCCGCGCTCCCGTCACCACATGTGGCAGATCGTCCGCCAGTTGGTCGCCGACGGCGTCACCGTCTTCCTCACCACCCAGTACCTCGACGAGGCCGACGAACTCGCCGACCGCATCGCCGTGCTCGACGACGGGAAGATCGCCGCCGAAGGCACCGCCGAGGAGCTCAAGCGGCTCGTCCCCGGCGGACACGTCCGGCTCCGCTTCACCGACCCGGCCGCGTACCAGGGTGCCGCCTCCGCCCTGCGCGAGGCCACCCTCCTCCAAGGCCCCGGCTCCGCCCGGGCAGGGGACACCCCCCTCGACGAGTCCCTCATGCTGCAGATCCCCTCCGGCGGCAGCCCGCGCGAGCTGCGCTCCCTCCTCGACTGGCTGGACGCCGCCGGCATCGAGGCCGAGGAACTCACCGTGCACACCCCCGACCTCGACGACGTGTTCTTCGCCCTGACCGCCGGCGGCGACGTCCCCCACCAGCCCGAGGAGGCTGTCCGATGA
- a CDS encoding ATP-binding protein → MRTNASHWCPVTSLLPSARVILLTGPSGSGKSSLAARTGLPVLNLDDFYKEGDDPSLPLLTDGGTDWDSPRSWDADAAVAAIDSLCRTARTTVPVYDISTSSRVGESALDIGRTPLFIAEGIFAADIIDRCRDLGHLADALCLRGRPSTTFRRRLLRDLREARKPVPTLVRRGLRLMRSERAIVARQTALGAFACGGQTAMGRIAAAAAGHRETVRT, encoded by the coding sequence ATGCGGACCAATGCCTCACACTGGTGTCCCGTGACCTCCCTCCTGCCATCCGCGCGCGTCATCCTCCTGACCGGCCCCTCGGGCTCCGGAAAGTCGTCCCTCGCCGCCCGCACCGGGCTGCCGGTGCTGAACCTCGACGACTTCTACAAGGAGGGCGACGACCCGTCGCTGCCGCTGCTCACGGACGGCGGCACGGACTGGGACTCGCCGCGCTCGTGGGACGCGGACGCGGCTGTCGCGGCGATCGACTCGCTGTGCCGTACGGCCCGTACGACCGTGCCGGTGTACGACATCTCCACCAGCTCGCGCGTCGGCGAGAGCGCGCTCGACATCGGGCGCACCCCGCTGTTCATCGCGGAGGGCATCTTCGCCGCGGACATCATCGACCGGTGCCGTGACCTCGGCCACCTCGCGGACGCCCTGTGTCTGCGGGGCCGGCCGTCGACGACGTTCCGGCGGCGGCTGCTGCGCGACCTGCGCGAGGCGCGCAAGCCGGTGCCGACCCTGGTGCGGCGGGGGCTGCGGCTGATGCGCTCGGAGCGGGCCATCGTGGCCCGGCAGACGGCGCTGGGCGCCTTCGCCTGCGGCGGCCAGACCGCCATGGGGCGGATCGCCGCCGCTGCCGCCGGGCACCGGGAGACCGTGCGCACCTGA
- a CDS encoding alpha/beta hydrolase produces MVQQALPQRDPEGPAGTSSTPVAAPRLGRPLGAGHAGKAVHGVALLLPGGRPVGLRGPTALTLAAQRPLARRLTRAGGAEGLAIHLVRYRHRGWNGSSADPVRDARWAADEMVRRYGDVPVCLIGTGMGARAALRAAGHDAVAAVLAIAPWLPEPEAVLDPDPVRQLAGRRVLIVHGTNDERTDPDLSYRLAERAKKTNRDVCRFEVHSDGHGLKQHRSEVLALAADFVRGTLFGHPYARPLADALAAPPPLGLRMPLASGFGETLGH; encoded by the coding sequence ATGGTGCAGCAAGCGTTGCCGCAGCGAGATCCAGAAGGTCCGGCAGGCACGTCGAGCACGCCCGTCGCGGCCCCGCGACTGGGCAGACCGCTGGGCGCCGGGCACGCCGGGAAGGCCGTGCACGGCGTGGCCCTGCTGCTGCCGGGCGGCCGCCCCGTGGGACTGCGGGGGCCGACGGCCCTGACGCTCGCGGCGCAGCGCCCGCTGGCCCGCCGGCTCACCCGGGCGGGCGGCGCGGAGGGGCTGGCCATCCATCTCGTGCGCTACCGCCACCGCGGCTGGAACGGTTCGTCGGCCGACCCGGTGCGGGACGCGCGGTGGGCGGCGGACGAGATGGTGCGGCGCTACGGCGACGTGCCGGTGTGCCTGATCGGCACGGGCATGGGCGCCCGCGCCGCGCTGCGGGCCGCCGGGCACGACGCCGTCGCGGCGGTGCTGGCCATCGCCCCGTGGCTGCCGGAGCCCGAGGCCGTCCTCGACCCGGATCCGGTGCGGCAGCTGGCGGGCCGGCGGGTGCTCATCGTCCACGGCACGAACGACGAGCGCACGGACCCGGACCTGTCCTACCGGCTCGCGGAGCGGGCCAAGAAGACCAATCGCGACGTCTGCCGCTTCGAGGTCCATTCCGACGGCCACGGCCTGAAGCAGCACCGCTCCGAAGTCCTCGCCCTCGCCGCCGACTTCGTCCGCGGCACCCTCTTCGGCCATCCCTACGCCCGCCCGCTGGCGGACGCGCTGGCGGCCCCGCCGCCCCTGGGGCTGCGGATGCCGCTGGCGTCGGGGTTCGGGGAGACGCTCGGACACTAG
- a CDS encoding LysR substrate-binding domain-containing protein has translation MHRMPIIDSVSHQYRSRAPLSPPGNEKDIPATIDVEEDSWATALTPRLAQFVAVARHEHVTRAAQQLGMPQSTLSRSVARLEHDLGVALFARHGRTVSLTAAGRAFLASVERALSEVERAAEAVRADADPATGKVAFGFLHTMGSETVPELIRAFRADHPRVRFQLVQNYGEAMIERLRDGDLDLCLTSPVPDEPDLVARRLDEQKLRLVVPDDHPLAVRKRIRLAEAASELFVTLEPGYGLRRITDALCAEAGFTPKVAFEGEDPETLRGLVAAGLGVALLPPPAVPRPGVVELTVTAPRAVREIGVAWLDGHPDTPPVAAFKRFLLSRRGQLLLHR, from the coding sequence ATGCACAGAATGCCGATAATCGATTCTGTGTCGCATCAGTACAGGTCACGGGCCCCCTTGTCACCGCCCGGCAACGAAAAAGACATCCCCGCAACAATCGATGTCGAGGAGGACTCCTGGGCCACCGCGCTCACCCCGCGCCTGGCCCAGTTCGTCGCCGTGGCCCGCCACGAGCACGTCACCCGGGCCGCCCAGCAGCTGGGCATGCCGCAGTCCACGCTCAGCCGGTCGGTGGCGCGCCTCGAACACGACCTGGGCGTCGCCCTCTTCGCCCGCCACGGCCGCACGGTCTCCCTGACCGCCGCCGGCCGGGCCTTCCTCGCCTCCGTCGAACGGGCGCTGTCCGAAGTCGAGCGCGCCGCCGAGGCCGTACGGGCCGACGCCGACCCCGCCACGGGGAAGGTCGCCTTCGGCTTCCTGCACACCATGGGCTCCGAGACCGTACCCGAACTCATAAGGGCCTTCCGAGCCGATCACCCGCGGGTGCGCTTCCAGCTCGTCCAGAACTACGGCGAGGCGATGATCGAGCGGCTGCGCGACGGCGACCTCGACCTGTGCCTGACCTCACCCGTCCCCGACGAGCCCGACCTGGTGGCGCGCCGGCTCGACGAACAGAAGCTGCGCCTGGTCGTCCCCGACGACCACCCCCTCGCCGTGCGCAAGCGCATCCGGCTGGCCGAGGCGGCCTCCGAACTGTTCGTCACGCTCGAACCGGGCTACGGACTCCGTCGCATCACCGACGCGCTCTGCGCGGAGGCGGGGTTCACGCCGAAGGTCGCGTTCGAGGGCGAGGACCCCGAGACGCTGCGCGGCCTCGTCGCCGCCGGGCTGGGCGTGGCGCTGCTGCCGCCCCCGGCCGTACCGCGGCCCGGCGTCGTGGAACTCACGGTGACCGCGCCGCGCGCCGTGCGCGAGATCGGCGTGGCGTGGCTGGACGGGCACCCGGACACCCCGCCGGTGGCGGCGTTCAAGCGGTTCCTGCTCTCGCGCAGGGGCCAACTGCTGCTCCACCGCTGA